The DNA region CGCGGCGGACCCGGGCCTTGATCTCCGGGTTGCCCTCCTGCATCTTCATCTCGTCCTTGACTTCCTGCTTGGTCATCTTCAAGGACTCGAGGGTGCGCCACTTCTGCACGCCGAAGTCGGCCGCCGCCAGCGCCAGCAGGGTGATCACCGCACGCTTGAGGAACGCCACCGCATGCCCCCACGCGCTGATCGCCGAGGCCTGCGGCGCGACCATGGCGAAGCGCGGCGCTTCGTCCATCAGGCTCCGGACCGCCAGCCACGCCACCCACCCCACCACCGTGGCGGCGATGACCGTCTTGAGCAGGTTGAGGCCCGCCTGGTTGGGCGCGAGGCGCTTGAAGCCGTTGGACGGGTTCAGGCGGTTCAGGTCGAACTGCAGCGCCTCGGTGGCGATGATGAAGCCACCCTGCGCCTGCGTCGCCGCGGCGGTGGCGACCACCGCGGCCACGGCGAGCGGCGCCACCAGCCACGCCAGCTGCCAGACGCCCTGCAGCGCCAGGTTGACGACCTCGCCCGAGGTGATCGCCTGCGCCCGCGCGTCGCCCATGCGCGTGATGCCCGACGCCATCACGGTGCCGAGGCCGGCCATCATCGACGGCCCCCAGTAGGCCAATACCATCAGCGCGGCGCCGAGGTGGAAGGCGTCGTTGAGATCGCGGCTGCGCGCCACCTGCCCTCTCCTCTGGGCATCCCGGCGGCGCTTCGCGGTCGGTTGTTCTGTGCGGTCCTCGGCCATGGCGTCAGTGCAACGCGGCGGCCGTCCGGGCGCCGAGGGTGAGCGCCTGCGGGAAGGCGCGCGTCAGGATGTCGGGCAGCACCCGCAGGGTCAGGGCCAACGCCATCCAGCCGATGAGGAGGCGCACCGGCGCGGCCGTGACCATCAGGTTCAGCGTCGGGGCGACCCGCGCCATCACGCCGAGCCCGACCTCCACCAGCAGCAGCGTGATGACGATCGGCGCCGAGAGCCGCACGCCCAGCGTGAACATCAGCCCGAACATCCCGGCCGTCAT from Luteitalea sp. TBR-22 includes:
- a CDS encoding flagellar biosynthesis protein FlhB — encoded protein: MARSRDLNDAFHLGAALMVLAYWGPSMMAGLGTVMASGITRMGDARAQAITSGEVVNLALQGVWQLAWLVAPLAVAAVVATAAATQAQGGFIIATEALQFDLNRLNPSNGFKRLAPNQAGLNLLKTVIAATVVGWVAWLAVRSLMDEAPRFAMVAPQASAISAWGHAVAFLKRAVITLLALAAADFGVQKWRTLESLKMTKQEVKDEMKMQEGNPEIKARVRRVQREMLRKRMLAAVPRATVVVTNPTHFAVALRYQRGQSAPEVVAKGADALALKIRTIAREHGVPIVENPPLARAIYRQVEVGESIPGDLFEAVAEVLAYLIRLKQLVL